The Pedobacter mucosus genome window below encodes:
- the glmM gene encoding phosphoglucosamine mutase — protein MSLIKSISGIRGTIGGKAGNGLTPFDIVKFTAAFGSWVVQKTGNKRIVLGRDARISGEMVNNLVIGTLQGLGIEVIDLGLSTTPTVEIAVPDEQAGGGIIITASHNPKQWNALKLLNEKGEFITDLDGKEVLDLAESADFEFAEVDKLGKVIKNDTYLQKHIDKVLALPLVDVEAIKNADFKVVIDCVNSTGGIFIPALLKALGVTRVTELYCTPDGHFPHNPEPLPENLTEISKEVLKRNADLGIVVDPDVDRLCFVNEDGSMFGEEYTLVAVADFILKNTPGNTVSNLSSTRALRDVTEKYGSEYNASAVGEVNVVNKMKETNAVIGGEGNGGIIYPESHYGRDALVGIALFLTHLAKFGKSISLLRSSYPAYHISKNKITLTPEMDIDYLLKQVEEKYKNQPHSTIDGLKIEFDKTWVHLRRSNTEPIIRIYSEAENETIAENLAKKIISDIKEILHL, from the coding sequence GTGAGTTTAATAAAATCTATCTCAGGAATAAGAGGAACCATTGGCGGTAAGGCTGGAAACGGCTTAACACCGTTTGATATTGTAAAATTTACGGCAGCATTTGGAAGTTGGGTAGTTCAAAAAACAGGCAATAAAAGAATTGTTTTAGGTCGCGATGCACGTATTTCGGGCGAAATGGTGAACAACTTAGTAATTGGAACGCTTCAAGGACTTGGAATAGAAGTAATAGATTTAGGATTATCAACAACCCCAACGGTTGAAATTGCTGTTCCTGATGAACAAGCTGGAGGCGGAATTATTATAACGGCCAGCCATAATCCGAAACAATGGAATGCATTAAAATTATTAAATGAGAAAGGCGAATTTATTACTGACTTAGATGGTAAAGAAGTTTTAGATTTAGCTGAAAGTGCAGATTTTGAATTTGCAGAAGTAGATAAACTAGGTAAAGTAATTAAAAACGACACCTACCTGCAAAAACATATTGATAAAGTTTTAGCATTGCCTTTGGTTGATGTCGAAGCTATTAAAAATGCTGATTTTAAAGTCGTAATTGATTGTGTAAATTCTACGGGAGGAATTTTTATTCCTGCCTTATTAAAAGCTTTAGGCGTTACCCGCGTTACTGAATTATATTGTACACCGGATGGCCATTTCCCGCATAACCCGGAGCCGCTTCCCGAAAATTTGACAGAAATTTCTAAAGAAGTTTTAAAGCGAAATGCAGATTTAGGAATCGTTGTTGATCCCGATGTTGATCGTTTATGCTTTGTAAATGAAGACGGCAGCATGTTTGGAGAAGAATATACTTTGGTTGCTGTTGCAGATTTTATATTAAAAAATACACCTGGAAATACGGTTTCTAATCTTTCTTCCACACGTGCTTTAAGAGATGTAACCGAAAAATACGGTTCAGAATATAACGCTTCGGCAGTTGGGGAAGTGAATGTTGTTAATAAAATGAAGGAAACCAATGCTGTAATTGGTGGAGAAGGAAATGGTGGAATTATTTATCCCGAATCTCATTATGGAAGAGACGCGTTAGTTGGAATTGCTTTGTTTTTAACGCATTTAGCTAAATTTGGAAAATCAATTTCACTTCTTCGTAGTAGTTATCCTGCTTATCATATCTCAAAAAATAAAATCACTTTAACGCCAGAAATGGATATCGATTACCTGTTAAAACAGGTTGAAGAGAAGTATAAAAATCAACCTCACAGTACAATAGATGGATTGAAAATTGAGTTTGATAAAACTTGGGTTCATCTACGTCGCTCAAATACAGAACCAATTATCCGTATTTATAGTGAGGCAGAAAACGAAACGATTGCTGAGAATTTGGCGAAAAAAATCATTTCAGATATTAAGGAAATATTACACCTATAA
- a CDS encoding cysteine desulfurase family protein encodes MKKVYLDNAATTPLDKAVIAEMTNVMENYFGNPSAIHALGREVRTLVEKARKTVANLLGASPSEIFFTSGGTEADNTAIRCGISAYGIRHAITSKIEHHAVEQTLNILLKNGEIDKLSFVNIDEKGNVDYAHLEELLQNNDRTFVSLMHANNELGTLTDMKIVGDICEKYNAIYHADTVQTMGHYPHNVRDLKAHFIVCAAHKLHGPKGIGFLFVNSNIKISPMIYGGAQERNMRGGTENVYGIVGLAKALEIAYAEMDEHQAYIQNLKNYLKDQLIAEIPGIGFNGETDADKSLYTVLNVSFPEMDMADMLLFNLDINGICASGGSACSSGSNIGSHVLTGINADPNRPSVRFSFSKYTTKEDLDYVIEKVKMVIKQNALV; translated from the coding sequence ATGAAAAAGGTTTATTTAGATAATGCGGCAACAACGCCTTTAGATAAGGCAGTAATTGCTGAAATGACAAATGTGATGGAAAACTATTTCGGTAATCCATCAGCCATTCATGCACTTGGTCGTGAGGTTAGAACCTTGGTTGAGAAAGCTAGAAAAACAGTAGCCAATCTTTTGGGCGCATCTCCATCTGAAATCTTTTTCACTTCTGGAGGCACCGAAGCTGATAATACTGCCATTCGTTGTGGCATTTCGGCTTACGGAATTCGGCATGCCATAACATCAAAAATAGAACATCATGCGGTTGAGCAAACCTTAAATATTTTGCTTAAAAATGGAGAGATTGATAAATTAAGTTTTGTAAATATCGATGAAAAGGGAAATGTTGATTACGCTCATTTAGAAGAATTGTTGCAAAATAATGATCGCACTTTTGTATCGTTAATGCATGCCAATAACGAATTGGGTACCCTAACCGATATGAAAATTGTCGGTGATATTTGCGAAAAATACAACGCTATTTACCATGCAGATACCGTTCAAACCATGGGTCATTATCCGCATAATGTACGAGATTTAAAAGCACATTTTATAGTTTGTGCGGCTCATAAGCTTCATGGACCAAAAGGAATAGGTTTTTTGTTTGTAAACAGTAATATCAAAATTTCGCCAATGATTTATGGTGGCGCACAAGAGCGAAATATGCGTGGCGGGACTGAAAACGTTTATGGGATTGTAGGTTTAGCAAAAGCGCTCGAAATTGCTTACGCAGAAATGGATGAACACCAGGCATATATTCAAAACTTAAAAAATTACCTTAAAGATCAACTAATCGCTGAAATCCCTGGAATTGGTTTTAATGGCGAAACTGATGCAGATAAAAGCTTGTACACCGTATTAAATGTATCTTTCCCAGAAATGGATATGGCGGATATGCTTTTGTTTAATTTAGATATCAACGGCATTTGCGCATCTGGTGGTAGTGCATGTTCTTCAGGTTCGAACATAGGTTCGCATGTGCTAACAGGTATTAATGCAGATCCAAATCGCCCTTCAGTTCGATTTTCTTTTAGTAAATACACTACAAAAGAAGATTTGGATTATGTTATAGAAAAAGTAAAAATGGTGATTAAACAAAACGCTTTAGTCTAA
- a CDS encoding acyl-CoA thioesterase — MILKKKFVKESFTIMNELVLPNDTNTLNNLMGGRLLHWMDIAAAISAQKHCNRIVVTASVDNVSFKHPIKLGDVITIEAKVTRAFNTSVEVRLDVWAENIPSGARQKSNEAYYTFVAVNQSDQTIQVPEAIPESAEEIELFAGALRRRQLRLVLGGKMLPEDANELKALFFKA, encoded by the coding sequence ATGATTTTAAAAAAGAAATTTGTTAAAGAGAGTTTTACAATAATGAACGAGTTGGTTTTACCGAATGATACCAACACGTTAAATAATTTAATGGGTGGTCGTTTGCTCCATTGGATGGATATTGCAGCGGCAATATCAGCTCAAAAGCACTGCAATCGCATCGTTGTAACGGCATCTGTTGATAATGTTTCTTTTAAACATCCGATAAAACTAGGTGATGTAATTACCATCGAAGCCAAGGTTACTAGAGCTTTTAACACGTCTGTAGAAGTTCGCCTTGATGTTTGGGCTGAAAATATTCCGAGCGGTGCCCGTCAGAAAAGTAACGAGGCATATTATACATTTGTGGCTGTAAATCAAAGCGATCAAACCATTCAAGTGCCGGAAGCTATACCCGAAAGTGCTGAAGAAATTGAATTATTTGCTGGAGCGTTACGCCGCAGACAGTTAAGATTAGTTTTAGGTGGAAAAATGCTTCCAGAAGATGCTAATGAACTTAAAGCACTATTCTTTAAAGCATAA
- a CDS encoding cation:proton antiporter domain-containing protein: MTTYTILIILSGLVIFSYLFDLVASRTKIPSVLLLLLLGIGLRFLVAYYDFHTFNFLSILPTLGTVGLILIVFEGSLELKYDRNKNKIIKSAFFSALTILLGTATLITLIIYQITHRDLYTCIANAIPFSVISSAIAIPSAAALVKKDKEFVIYESSFSDILGIIIFNFAITNHSITTSAFIGLGLSTFLIVLLSAIACVVLLYIMGRLVHHIKFFLIISILILVYAIGQSYHLSSLVLILSTGLFLNNADTIQNAWFRSIFLYKNLTADLSQLYQLSAESAFILRTFFFVIFGFTMNISELNDKPILANGLFILVSIYIIRFFFLKVFKNGSLIPILYIAPRGLISILLYFNLPAALKIPEIGTSFLFLVVLGSSIVMTLGITLSKRIKEELPMA, from the coding sequence ATGACTACATATACAATCTTAATTATTTTAAGTGGATTAGTAATTTTTTCTTATCTATTTGATTTAGTGGCAAGTAGAACCAAAATACCTTCGGTTTTACTTTTGCTTTTACTCGGTATCGGATTGAGATTTTTAGTTGCATACTATGATTTTCATACTTTTAACTTCTTATCCATACTGCCAACTTTAGGAACTGTTGGTTTAATTTTAATCGTATTCGAAGGATCTTTGGAGCTTAAGTATGATCGAAATAAAAATAAAATCATCAAGAGCGCATTTTTTTCGGCCTTAACAATACTGTTAGGAACTGCCACACTGATCACGTTAATCATTTATCAAATCACCCATCGTGATTTATATACTTGCATTGCTAATGCCATTCCGTTTAGCGTAATTAGTTCAGCAATTGCAATCCCATCCGCCGCTGCATTAGTAAAAAAAGATAAGGAATTTGTAATTTATGAATCCTCCTTTTCGGATATTTTAGGAATTATTATTTTCAATTTTGCAATTACTAATCACTCCATTACTACGTCAGCATTTATTGGCTTGGGTTTAAGCACCTTTTTAATCGTGTTATTATCTGCCATTGCTTGCGTCGTTTTACTCTACATTATGGGGCGATTGGTGCATCATATTAAATTTTTTCTAATTATCTCTATCCTGATTTTGGTTTACGCCATTGGGCAATCTTACCATTTATCATCTTTAGTATTAATTTTGAGCACTGGTTTGTTTTTAAACAATGCAGATACGATACAGAATGCTTGGTTTAGAAGTATATTTTTGTATAAAAATTTAACTGCAGATTTATCTCAGCTTTATCAATTATCGGCAGAAAGTGCCTTTATTTTGCGCACATTCTTTTTTGTAATTTTTGGCTTTACAATGAATATTAGCGAATTAAATGATAAGCCGATTTTAGCTAATGGATTATTTATCTTAGTATCGATTTATATTATTCGCTTCTTCTTTTTAAAAGTATTTAAGAATGGAAGTTTAATTCCTATCCTATATATCGCTCCACGTGGATTAATAAGTATATTACTTTACTTCAATCTTCCAGCCGCTCTTAAAATACCAGAGATTGGTACATCATTTTTATTTCTAGTGGTATTAGGATCGAGTATTGTGATGACATTAGGTATAACCTTAAGTAAAAGAATAAAGGAAGAACTACCTATGGCTTAA
- a CDS encoding EVE domain-containing protein encodes MNHWLVKSEPFKYSWEKFNKDGRTFWDGVRNYQARNNLKAMVEGDLVLFYHSNEGKNVVGIAKVVKEFYQDPTTEDTNWVVVDLIPVESLKNPVSLEQVKAEPSLADISLVKQGRLSVMPLKAEEFDKILEMGS; translated from the coding sequence ATGAACCATTGGTTAGTTAAGAGTGAACCGTTTAAATATAGTTGGGAAAAATTTAATAAAGATGGACGTACGTTTTGGGATGGAGTGCGTAATTATCAGGCAAGAAATAATCTCAAAGCTATGGTTGAAGGCGATTTAGTTCTGTTCTATCATAGTAATGAAGGGAAAAACGTAGTTGGGATTGCAAAGGTAGTGAAGGAATTTTATCAAGACCCAACAACAGAAGATACGAATTGGGTTGTGGTCGATTTAATTCCAGTAGAAAGCTTAAAGAACCCAGTGTCATTAGAGCAGGTTAAAGCCGAACCTAGCCTTGCAGACATTTCGCTGGTTAAACAAGGTCGTTTATCTGTAATGCCTTTAAAAGCAGAAGAATTTGATAAGATTTTAGAAATGGGAAGTTAG
- a CDS encoding zinc-dependent metalloprotease, with product MKKSLLTLLLGVSALTFAQAQGRQGGTPPTDSTRRASGAALGSGIKAQPKPYDQVITNKTITRKGMITTHKLEDKFFFEIADSTLGRDILVVSRISKSGSEVRAAQGYAGDQIGSSVIRFEKGPNNRIFMRKISYRTYGPDSTTSMYQSLKNSNIQAIAASFNIAAYSPDKKGSVIDVSDYLNSDNDIFYFSSPAAKTRFRLGAQQADRSYIQSIRSFASNVEINTIKTYALTAAPSPFGAAAPTGMGGGGSAGSSTIELNTSLVILPKVPMKARYFDPRVGYFAVGYTDFDLNPQGVKEIELIKRWRLEPKPQDLAKYKRGELVEPKKPIVFYIDPATPKKWIPYLKAGVDDWAKAFEKAGFKNAIMAKEAPSFKQDSTWSIDDASHSAIVYKPSEIANASGPSISDPRSGEIMESHINWFHNVQKLVHDWYMIQTAAVDPRARKMTFSDELMGDLIRFVSSHEVGHTLGLRHNYGSSSTVPTEMLRDKKWVEANGHTPSIMDYARFNYVAQPEDKISAKGLYPRIGDYDNWAIEWGYKYFADTKTPQQEIPILNKMTIESAKNRRLWFGTETNSDDPHSQNEDLSDNAMKASTYGIKNLKVILNNLPEWTKEPADGYDNLTNMYGQLTTQFGRYMGHVAKNIGGIYENPKTVEQAGSVYQRTPASTQKEAMAFLDLQLFKTPIWLINKPILDDIDENGLEVIGRLQNTTLNRILGTSTLTKLISAESIDGESAYKITDLFADLNGSIFTELKSNQPVDVYRRNLQKLYVDKLISILKPLPVINTGAQMATRGRGGAEQGGITASQSDVFSVVKGQLKELDVMLKTSANTASGLSKYHLQDLADRIDQVLDTKKD from the coding sequence ATGAAAAAAAGTTTACTTACCCTTTTGCTGGGGGTATCAGCACTTACTTTTGCGCAAGCTCAAGGTAGGCAAGGCGGAACTCCTCCAACAGACTCAACCAGAAGAGCATCTGGTGCTGCTTTAGGCTCAGGAATTAAAGCACAACCGAAACCTTACGACCAAGTTATAACCAATAAAACGATTACCCGAAAAGGGATGATCACCACGCATAAATTAGAGGATAAATTTTTCTTTGAGATTGCAGATTCTACCTTAGGAAGGGATATTTTAGTGGTTAGCCGAATTTCTAAATCAGGATCGGAAGTAAGAGCTGCTCAAGGTTATGCTGGTGATCAGATTGGGAGTTCAGTTATTCGTTTCGAAAAGGGGCCAAACAATCGCATTTTTATGCGCAAAATAAGTTACAGAACTTATGGCCCAGATAGTACAACTTCTATGTACCAATCCCTAAAAAATTCAAATATTCAAGCAATAGCCGCTTCATTTAATATTGCTGCTTATTCTCCAGATAAAAAAGGAAGCGTTATTGATGTTAGTGATTATTTAAATAGTGACAACGATATTTTTTATTTCAGCTCTCCTGCAGCAAAAACCAGGTTTAGGTTAGGCGCACAGCAAGCAGATCGTAGTTACATCCAAAGTATTAGAAGTTTTGCGAGTAATGTTGAGATTAATACAATCAAAACTTATGCATTAACAGCTGCTCCTTCCCCATTTGGTGCTGCTGCGCCAACCGGCATGGGTGGTGGCGGTTCTGCAGGTTCATCTACTATTGAATTAAATACATCGTTGGTTATTTTACCAAAAGTACCGATGAAAGCTCGTTATTTTGATCCACGTGTAGGTTATTTTGCTGTTGGGTATACTGATTTCGATTTAAATCCTCAAGGTGTAAAAGAAATTGAATTAATAAAAAGATGGAGATTAGAACCTAAACCACAAGATTTAGCTAAATATAAACGCGGTGAGTTGGTAGAGCCGAAGAAACCAATTGTTTTCTACATTGATCCAGCCACACCTAAAAAATGGATTCCTTATTTAAAAGCTGGTGTTGATGATTGGGCAAAAGCCTTCGAAAAAGCAGGCTTTAAAAATGCAATTATGGCAAAAGAGGCTCCAAGCTTTAAACAAGATTCTACCTGGAGTATTGATGATGCAAGTCATTCGGCTATTGTTTACAAACCATCTGAAATTGCCAATGCTAGTGGTCCAAGTATTTCTGATCCACGTAGTGGAGAGATTATGGAAAGCCATATCAACTGGTTTCACAATGTACAGAAATTGGTGCATGATTGGTATATGATTCAAACAGCTGCTGTTGATCCAAGAGCACGCAAAATGACTTTTAGTGACGAATTAATGGGTGATTTGATTCGTTTTGTTTCTTCTCATGAGGTTGGCCATACTTTAGGTTTACGCCATAATTATGGTTCGAGTTCAACAGTTCCAACGGAAATGCTTAGAGATAAAAAATGGGTAGAAGCTAACGGACACACGCCATCAATAATGGATTATGCCCGTTTTAATTATGTAGCGCAGCCAGAAGATAAAATTTCAGCAAAAGGCTTATATCCGCGTATTGGTGATTATGATAACTGGGCAATTGAGTGGGGATACAAATATTTCGCTGATACAAAAACGCCACAGCAAGAAATTCCAATTTTAAATAAAATGACTATTGAATCTGCAAAAAACCGCAGACTTTGGTTTGGTACAGAAACCAATTCAGATGATCCACATTCTCAAAATGAAGATCTATCTGATAACGCAATGAAAGCAAGTACCTACGGTATTAAAAATTTGAAAGTTATTTTAAATAATTTACCAGAGTGGACAAAAGAACCTGCTGATGGTTATGATAATTTGACTAATATGTATGGTCAATTAACAACCCAATTTGGTCGTTACATGGGTCATGTAGCTAAAAACATCGGTGGCATTTATGAAAATCCAAAAACAGTTGAGCAAGCAGGTTCAGTTTATCAACGCACACCGGCTTCTACTCAAAAGGAAGCGATGGCATTTTTAGATCTGCAATTATTTAAAACGCCAATTTGGTTAATTAACAAACCCATTTTAGATGATATTGATGAAAACGGATTGGAAGTAATCGGAAGATTGCAGAATACGACATTAAATAGGATTCTAGGAACTTCTACGTTAACCAAGCTTATTTCTGCAGAATCAATTGATGGCGAAAGCGCTTATAAAATTACTGATCTCTTTGCAGACTTGAACGGTTCTATATTCACTGAACTTAAGTCAAATCAACCAGTTGATGTTTATAGAAGAAATTTACAGAAATTATATGTTGATAAACTGATTTCAATTTTGAAGCCGCTACCAGTAATTAATACTGGTGCACAAATGGCAACCAGAGGAAGAGGTGGTGCAGAACAAGGTGGTATTACTGCATCTCAAAGTGATGTGTTTTCCGTAGTTAAAGGGCAATTGAAAGAACTAGATGTAATGCTTAAAACCAGCGCTAACACTGCTTCGGGCTTAAGTAAATACCATTTACAAGATCTTGCAGATCGAATCGATCAAGTTTTAGATACAAAAAAAGATTAA
- a CDS encoding VOC family protein, producing MLQGLRTIVYYVSDLEAAKKWYKEVFEIEPYFDEVYYVGYNIGGYELGLDPDDSGFSNGNHSTTYWGTNDIKKAFDRFAELEIEIHAAPNNVGGTIWVGSIFDPFGNVIGLIENPEFILP from the coding sequence ATGCTACAGGGATTACGAACAATAGTATATTATGTAAGCGACTTAGAAGCTGCAAAAAAGTGGTATAAAGAAGTTTTCGAAATTGAGCCTTATTTTGATGAGGTATATTATGTAGGTTATAATATCGGCGGTTACGAACTAGGTTTAGATCCGGATGATTCTGGTTTTAGTAATGGAAATCATTCTACCACTTATTGGGGTACAAACGATATCAAAAAAGCATTCGATCGTTTTGCTGAATTAGAAATTGAAATCCATGCAGCGCCAAATAACGTTGGCGGAACGATTTGGGTAGGTAGTATTTTTGATCCATTTGGAAATGTGATAGGTTTAATTGAAAATCCAGAGTTTATTTTACCCTAA
- the holA gene encoding DNA polymerase III subunit delta — protein MTAAEIIKDIKARKFKPVYLLHGEESFYIDQVTDYIEDKLLNDAEKGFNQTVLYGKDTDMATILGAAKRYPMMSDFQVVIVKEAQDLKWGKDDASSKEAGFVLNYFEKPLPSTILVLAFKYANFDKRKKIYKAISKSGLIFQSDLVRDYQLAAWIEGFIKEKGYKIDQQASALLAEYLGSDLSKIANEIEKLMLNISKDQIINSDLVQRNIGISKEYNVFELQKALAIRDILKCNKIINYFASNPKANPTVLVLASLGGYFTKILKYHYVLNKPNAASELGVPPFFVKDYETAARSYNTGKVFQIISLLREYDLKSKGLDSSGSVSDGELLKELVFKIIH, from the coding sequence ATGACTGCTGCTGAAATTATTAAAGATATTAAAGCCCGAAAGTTTAAACCTGTGTATTTATTGCATGGCGAAGAATCTTTTTATATCGATCAGGTAACTGATTACATTGAAGACAAATTGTTGAATGATGCCGAAAAAGGATTTAATCAAACGGTATTGTATGGCAAAGATACTGACATGGCGACGATTTTAGGTGCCGCAAAGCGATATCCAATGATGTCTGATTTTCAGGTTGTAATTGTAAAGGAAGCGCAAGATTTAAAATGGGGTAAGGATGATGCATCAAGTAAGGAAGCAGGTTTTGTTTTAAACTATTTTGAAAAACCCTTACCAAGCACCATTTTAGTATTAGCTTTTAAATATGCAAATTTTGACAAACGGAAAAAGATATACAAAGCAATTAGCAAAAGTGGTTTAATTTTTCAGTCTGATTTAGTTCGTGATTATCAACTGGCTGCTTGGATTGAAGGATTCATAAAAGAAAAAGGTTATAAAATTGATCAACAAGCTTCTGCTTTATTAGCAGAATACTTAGGATCGGATCTTTCAAAAATTGCTAATGAGATAGAAAAATTAATGCTGAATATTTCAAAGGATCAAATCATTAATTCGGATTTGGTACAACGAAATATTGGTATAAGTAAAGAATACAATGTTTTCGAATTGCAAAAAGCATTGGCTATTCGCGATATTTTAAAATGCAATAAAATTATTAACTACTTCGCCAGTAACCCTAAAGCAAACCCAACGGTGCTAGTTTTGGCAAGTTTAGGTGGTTATTTTACAAAAATTTTAAAATACCATTATGTCCTCAATAAACCCAACGCAGCATCAGAATTAGGGGTTCCACCTTTTTTTGTGAAGGACTACGAAACTGCGGCTAGAAGTTATAATACAGGAAAAGTATTTCAAATAATTAGTTTACTCCGTGAATACGATTTAAAAAGTAAGGGTTTAGATAGCAGTGGTAGTGTGAGTGATGGTGAACTATTGAAAGAATTGGTTTTTAAAATAATACATTAG
- a CDS encoding type II toxin-antitoxin system RelE family toxin: MKYEYDNSFKRDAKKAPSIILSQLPLIIKSISSASSIFEISQAKKLKGFKNIYRIKIDDYRLGIYTDQDTVIFSRLLPRKNIYKKFP; the protein is encoded by the coding sequence ATGAAATATGAATATGATAATTCATTTAAAAGAGACGCAAAGAAAGCACCAAGTATAATATTAAGCCAACTTCCCTTAATAATTAAATCCATTTCAAGTGCTTCTTCTATATTTGAAATATCTCAAGCTAAGAAACTAAAAGGATTCAAGAATATTTATCGAATTAAAATTGATGATTATAGACTTGGCATATATACGGATCAGGATACAGTTATTTTTTCTAGATTGCTCCCGAGAAAAAACATTTATAAAAAATTTCCATAA
- a CDS encoding type I restriction enzyme HsdR N-terminal domain-containing protein — protein MFNPTPLNLPPYPFKITQKDDVIFIFDELRKKHLVLTPEEWVRQHFIQNLIIAKNFPKTLIQIEGGLILNQLQKRSDILVYNTAGEKVMLIECKAPKVKITQSVFDQASRYNSIHQAKWIVLTNGLKHVYAKMNLEKASFDFVQELPTYLSL, from the coding sequence ATGTTTAACCCAACACCACTTAATCTCCCGCCTTATCCTTTTAAAATTACCCAAAAAGATGATGTGATTTTCATTTTCGACGAGTTAAGGAAAAAGCATTTGGTTTTAACGCCAGAAGAATGGGTTCGTCAGCATTTTATTCAAAATCTGATTATTGCCAAAAACTTTCCAAAAACCTTAATTCAAATCGAAGGAGGCTTAATTTTGAATCAATTACAAAAACGTAGTGATATTTTAGTGTACAATACTGCGGGTGAAAAAGTAATGCTTATTGAATGTAAAGCACCAAAAGTAAAAATTACCCAATCAGTTTTTGATCAGGCATCAAGGTATAATTCAATTCATCAAGCCAAATGGATTGTGCTTACAAACGGTTTAAAGCATGTTTATGCTAAAATGAATTTAGAAAAAGCCAGCTTTGATTTTGTTCAGGAGTTGCCAACCTATCTTAGTTTATAA
- a CDS encoding Gfo/Idh/MocA family protein: MHRRSFVKTSALFSSSLLVGNQVFGSLHLDPIIKIAMIGCGDRGKGVLSVIKSMPAKFKTVAYCDLLDFRLKETEKYVPNDAKAIKDYHQVLNDKNIDAVFIATPLSEHFKIAKDAVLAGKHVYIEKTMTYNIAQAIELKKLVKRYPKQVFQVGYQYRYSPLYFKVKDMIQSGYLGKVSQIDCRWDRNGNWRRAVPNADLERQINWRMYKEYSGGLAAELLSHQIDFINWAFETQPNEIIGTGGIDVFKDGRETDDNIQAVFRYNEKSMIGNFGATCGNAHDGYLFKIKGTKGSVSLLTNTGLFYPEESTKKDLGIVDGVTGATKIVVNKDGGIPILDKATLDGTNYALDEFYKSINTKKEPVSNIDTGTQAAICVAMCNEAIYTGHNQYWKKEYDS; the protein is encoded by the coding sequence ATGCATCGTCGTTCATTTGTTAAAACATCAGCGTTATTTAGTTCAAGTTTATTGGTTGGTAATCAAGTTTTTGGAAGTTTACATTTAGATCCGATAATTAAGATCGCAATGATTGGTTGTGGAGATCGAGGTAAAGGTGTATTGTCAGTTATCAAATCCATGCCTGCTAAATTCAAAACAGTAGCTTATTGTGATTTACTGGATTTCCGGCTTAAAGAAACTGAAAAGTACGTTCCTAATGATGCTAAAGCTATTAAAGATTATCATCAAGTTTTAAATGATAAAAATATCGATGCAGTTTTTATTGCAACACCGCTAAGCGAACATTTTAAAATAGCCAAAGACGCTGTTCTGGCAGGCAAACATGTCTACATTGAAAAAACCATGACTTACAATATCGCCCAAGCGATTGAGTTAAAAAAATTGGTTAAACGATATCCTAAACAAGTTTTTCAGGTGGGTTATCAGTATCGATACTCTCCCCTTTATTTTAAGGTTAAGGATATGATTCAAAGCGGCTACCTGGGTAAAGTTTCTCAGATAGATTGTCGCTGGGATCGCAATGGCAACTGGCGAAGAGCTGTTCCAAATGCAGATTTGGAAAGACAGATAAATTGGCGAATGTATAAAGAATATTCAGGTGGCTTAGCCGCTGAACTGCTATCACATCAAATAGATTTTATCAATTGGGCTTTTGAAACACAGCCAAACGAAATTATTGGAACGGGTGGTATTGATGTTTTTAAAGATGGAAGAGAAACAGATGACAACATTCAGGCAGTTTTTCGCTACAATGAGAAAAGTATGATTGGCAACTTTGGCGCAACTTGTGGTAATGCTCATGATGGTTATTTATTCAAAATTAAAGGCACAAAAGGTTCTGTTTCTTTACTCACAAACACAGGATTATTTTATCCAGAGGAAAGTACAAAAAAAGATTTAGGCATTGTGGATGGAGTAACTGGAGCCACAAAAATTGTGGTTAACAAAGATGGTGGCATTCCTATTTTAGATAAAGCAACTTTAGACGGAACAAATTATGCCTTGGATGAATTTTATAAGTCGATCAATACAAAAAAAGAGCCCGTTTCAAATATTGATACTGGAACTCAGGCCGCAATTTGCGTGGCCATGTGTAACGAAGCAATTTATACTGGCCACAATCAATACTGGAAAAAAGAATACGATAGCTAA